A single window of Actinoallomurus bryophytorum DNA harbors:
- a CDS encoding MDR family MFS transporter, whose translation MTSNRSIYIAIIGLMLGMFLAMLDNLMLGTALPTIVGELGGINRLSWVVTAYTLATAAATPIWGKLGDLFGRKGMFMASIVIFLIGSMLSGLSQNINELIGFRAVQGLGAGGLMVGAFAIIGDLVPPRERGRFQAIIGGMMPIAFVGGPLLGGFLTDSLSWRWAFYVNVPLGAVALLVTGLGMHLHTPHIKAKIDYWGALLLTVGIVALTLVASWGGTEYPWASTQIIGLAVLSIVALAGFVYVEGRVPEPILPLRLFRDRNFTLAQILSFLVGAAMFGAVNFLPQYMQDVQGASATASGLLLLPLMFGMLVVMLTVGQLIMRNGRYRIYPILGGAALTAGMLLMLLLQVGTSTVEASALTLVAGLGMGFIMQNTTLITQNSVELRDMGAASGSVTLFRTIGGSLGIALLGSIFTSRLENTLSGRLGEKAGHSIASGGVHVTPSMLKSLPVAVQDAFKSGITSGLHGTMIGGAVLAFLGFVIAWFIREVPLRGGPGTTPSAEPVPEVLAEPVI comes from the coding sequence GTGACTTCCAACCGATCGATCTACATCGCGATCATCGGGCTGATGCTCGGCATGTTCCTGGCGATGCTCGACAACCTGATGCTGGGCACGGCGCTGCCCACGATCGTCGGTGAACTCGGCGGCATCAACCGCCTGTCGTGGGTCGTCACGGCCTACACCCTGGCGACGGCCGCGGCGACACCGATCTGGGGCAAGCTCGGCGACCTGTTCGGCCGCAAGGGCATGTTCATGGCCTCGATCGTGATCTTCCTGATCGGCTCCATGCTGTCCGGGCTCTCGCAGAACATCAACGAGCTCATCGGCTTCCGCGCCGTCCAGGGCCTGGGCGCCGGCGGCCTGATGGTCGGCGCGTTCGCGATCATCGGCGACTTGGTGCCACCGCGTGAGCGGGGCCGTTTCCAGGCGATCATCGGCGGCATGATGCCGATCGCCTTCGTCGGTGGCCCGCTGCTCGGCGGCTTCCTCACCGACAGCCTGAGCTGGCGCTGGGCCTTCTACGTGAACGTACCGCTCGGCGCGGTCGCGCTGCTCGTCACCGGGCTCGGCATGCACCTGCACACCCCCCACATCAAGGCCAAGATCGACTACTGGGGCGCGCTGCTGCTCACCGTCGGCATCGTCGCCCTGACGCTGGTGGCGTCCTGGGGCGGCACGGAGTACCCCTGGGCCTCGACCCAGATCATCGGGCTGGCCGTGCTGAGCATCGTCGCGCTGGCCGGGTTCGTGTACGTCGAGGGACGCGTGCCGGAACCCATCCTGCCGCTGCGGCTGTTCCGCGACCGCAACTTCACGCTCGCCCAGATCCTGAGCTTCCTCGTCGGCGCCGCCATGTTCGGCGCGGTGAACTTCCTGCCGCAGTACATGCAGGACGTCCAGGGCGCGTCGGCGACCGCCAGCGGGCTCCTGCTGCTGCCGCTGATGTTCGGCATGCTCGTCGTGATGCTCACCGTCGGGCAGCTCATCATGCGCAACGGCCGTTACCGCATCTACCCGATCTTGGGTGGCGCGGCACTGACCGCCGGCATGCTGCTCATGCTCCTGCTGCAGGTGGGCACCAGCACCGTCGAAGCCTCGGCGCTCACCCTCGTGGCCGGGCTCGGCATGGGCTTCATCATGCAGAACACCACGCTCATCACGCAGAACAGCGTGGAACTGCGCGACATGGGCGCGGCCAGCGGTTCGGTCACCCTGTTCCGTACGATCGGCGGTTCGCTGGGCATCGCCCTGCTCGGCTCGATCTTCACCAGCCGTCTGGAGAACACCCTGTCCGGCCGGCTCGGAGAGAAGGCCGGCCACTCGATCGCCTCCGGCGGCGTCCACGTGACGCCGTCCATGCTGAAGAGCCTCCCGGTGGCGGTCCAGGACGCGTTCAAGTCGGGCATCACCAGCGGCCTGCACGGCACGATGATCGGCGGCGCGGTGCTCGCGTTCCTCGGCTTCGTGATCGCCTGGTTCATCCGCGAGGTCCCGCTGCGGGGCGGACCCGGCACCACGCCCTCGGCGGAGCCGGTCCCCGAGGTCCTGGCCGAGCCGGTCATCTGA
- a CDS encoding TetR/AcrR family transcriptional regulator: protein MGERRSGTRERIQAVAVELFAEHGYEKTSLREIAERLDVTKAALYYHFNTKEAIVVSLFEDLIAGIDEIINWGMDQPLTLETRQELIRRYGRLARERPKSMMRFIQESKTTMQELAPGEKLQCRFRTLSGMLHAPDAPLDEQLKSAVALITASASVFMLKDAEATDDERYEAGLKLALELLSSEPAPQSTMR, encoded by the coding sequence ATGGGCGAGCGACGGAGCGGCACGCGCGAGAGGATCCAGGCGGTCGCGGTCGAGCTGTTCGCCGAGCACGGCTACGAGAAGACCTCGCTGCGCGAGATCGCCGAGCGGCTCGACGTGACCAAAGCCGCGCTGTACTACCACTTCAACACCAAAGAGGCGATCGTCGTCAGCCTCTTCGAGGACCTCATCGCGGGCATCGACGAGATCATCAACTGGGGCATGGACCAGCCGCTCACGCTGGAGACGCGCCAGGAGCTCATCCGCCGCTACGGCCGGCTGGCCCGCGAGCGGCCGAAGAGCATGATGCGGTTCATCCAGGAGAGCAAGACCACGATGCAGGAGCTGGCGCCGGGCGAAAAGCTCCAGTGCCGCTTCCGCACGCTGTCCGGCATGCTGCACGCCCCGGACGCGCCGCTGGACGAGCAGCTGAAGTCGGCAGTCGCCCTGATCACGGCCAGCGCCTCGGTGTTCATGCTCAAAGATGCCGAAGCGACCGACGACGAGAGGTACGAGGCCGGTCTCAAGCTCGCGCTCGAACTCCTCTCGAGCGAACCCGCGCCCCAGAGCACCATGAGGTAG
- a CDS encoding DeoR/GlpR family DNA-binding transcription regulator yields MASTDRLRQIIDAVREAGRIGVAELAALTGASEMTIRRDLEILADQGVLERYRGGARSLLLRGEGPPFAMRAQEGLEVKRRIAAEVAGLIADGESVVLDSGTTCLEVAHALEHRRLTVMPLSLHAANALSRASQLTLLVPGGQARPGELTLTGPLAQASLAALRFDTAVIGCCGLNATNGLTAYDLDDAAVKRAAIASARRVIAVAEADKLSRTALAFVAPASALHAVVTDRAAPHDETDALATAGVTVRKV; encoded by the coding sequence GTGGCGAGTACAGATCGACTGAGACAGATCATCGACGCGGTACGCGAGGCGGGCCGGATCGGCGTCGCGGAGCTGGCCGCCCTGACCGGTGCCTCGGAGATGACCATCCGCCGCGACCTGGAGATCCTGGCCGACCAGGGAGTCCTGGAGCGCTACCGCGGAGGAGCGCGAAGCCTGCTGCTGCGCGGCGAGGGCCCGCCGTTCGCCATGCGGGCGCAGGAGGGGCTGGAGGTCAAGCGGCGCATCGCCGCCGAGGTCGCCGGGCTGATCGCCGACGGAGAGTCCGTCGTCCTGGACAGCGGCACCACCTGCCTCGAAGTGGCTCACGCGCTGGAGCACCGCCGTCTGACCGTGATGCCGCTGTCCCTGCACGCGGCGAACGCGCTGAGCAGGGCATCGCAACTGACGCTGCTGGTGCCCGGTGGCCAGGCGCGGCCGGGCGAGCTGACGCTGACCGGCCCCCTGGCCCAGGCGTCGCTGGCCGCCCTGCGTTTCGACACCGCGGTCATCGGCTGCTGCGGACTGAACGCGACGAACGGCCTCACCGCGTACGACCTGGACGACGCCGCCGTCAAGCGTGCGGCGATCGCGTCGGCCCGCCGCGTCATCGCCGTCGCGGAGGCCGACAAGCTCTCCCGCACCGCCCTCGCCTTCGTCGCCCCCGCCTCCGCTCTGCACGCCGTCGTCACCGACCGGGCCGCCCCGCACGACGAGACGGACGCACTGGCCACGGCGGGCGTGACCGTACGGAAGGTGTGA
- a CDS encoding MFS transporter yields MERSLRAGRLATFAYFALNGFLMGMWVVHIPAVEHRAGISHAVLGWLLLLLGGGAFAGMQVIGPLTDRFGARAVVPAGAALCSAAVVLPGLATNAWTLGTALLVLGLGNGCLDVSMNAHAVQVERGYRRPVMSAFHASFSIGGVLAALAGARTLSWGWSPVVTLGLAAALGLAGTALVAPALLRPERADAVKTPAAVARPRRRTPRRIWVLAALALMLMLCEGVANDWSVLDLRDVLDAHAATAALAYGAFSTAMTVGRLLADRVAARFGPVAIVRYGASVAALGLTAAALSPWIPLALAGWAVFGIGMSGCVPQLFSAAGHTDQNAAGANVSRVAGLGYLGMLAGPAVIGPLTHFIPLNLTFFLPVAFCVIAACAAGVLRSRPSAAHTDDESGVRDPRVELSGGTRERRTA; encoded by the coding sequence ATGGAGAGATCACTACGGGCCGGTCGGCTGGCGACGTTCGCCTATTTCGCGCTGAACGGCTTCCTCATGGGGATGTGGGTCGTCCACATCCCCGCCGTCGAGCACCGCGCCGGGATAAGCCATGCCGTACTCGGCTGGCTGTTGCTGCTGCTGGGCGGGGGTGCCTTCGCGGGCATGCAGGTCATCGGCCCGCTCACCGACCGCTTCGGCGCCCGCGCCGTCGTTCCGGCCGGCGCGGCGCTGTGCAGTGCGGCCGTCGTCCTTCCGGGCCTGGCCACCAACGCCTGGACGCTGGGGACGGCGCTTCTGGTGCTCGGCCTGGGCAACGGCTGCCTGGACGTCAGCATGAACGCTCATGCCGTCCAGGTCGAGCGCGGCTACCGGCGGCCCGTCATGTCGGCCTTCCACGCTTCCTTCTCCATCGGCGGTGTCCTCGCCGCGCTGGCCGGCGCACGTACGCTCAGCTGGGGCTGGAGTCCGGTGGTGACCCTCGGCTTGGCGGCGGCCCTCGGCCTCGCCGGCACCGCTCTGGTCGCCCCCGCGCTGCTGCGGCCTGAGCGCGCCGACGCCGTCAAGACGCCCGCCGCCGTGGCCAGGCCCCGGCGCCGGACTCCGCGGCGTATCTGGGTGCTGGCCGCTCTCGCGCTGATGCTCATGCTCTGCGAAGGTGTGGCCAACGACTGGAGCGTGCTGGACCTGCGGGACGTCCTCGATGCGCACGCCGCGACCGCGGCGCTCGCCTACGGCGCCTTCTCCACCGCGATGACCGTGGGCCGGTTGCTCGCCGACCGGGTGGCCGCGCGTTTCGGGCCGGTGGCCATCGTCCGCTACGGCGCGTCCGTGGCCGCGCTCGGCCTGACGGCGGCGGCGCTCTCCCCCTGGATCCCCCTCGCCCTGGCCGGGTGGGCCGTGTTCGGGATCGGGATGTCCGGCTGCGTCCCTCAGCTCTTCAGCGCCGCGGGCCACACCGACCAGAACGCCGCCGGGGCCAACGTCTCGCGCGTCGCCGGCCTCGGCTACCTCGGCATGCTCGCCGGGCCCGCCGTCATCGGACCACTGACCCACTTCATCCCGCTCAACCTCACCTTCTTCCTCCCCGTGGCGTTCTGCGTCATCGCCGCCTGCGCGGCCGGCGTCCTGCGTTCCCGGCCCTCGGCCGCACATACGGATGACGAGTCCGGCGTGCGCGACCCGAGGGTCGAACTCTCGGGAGGCACTCGGGAAAGGAGGACCGCATGA
- a CDS encoding alpha/beta fold hydrolase, translating to MTFTSPTFVLVPGAWQGGWAWQPVARRLREAGHAAVTITLPGLADGDERAGLRLSDAVDHVVTEVERRDLSEVVLVGQSWGGYVITGAAHELAGRLAEVVYYNAVVPARGAAMVDENAEYAGLIRAAIEASPDGTIGMAREQVPSFMPEADEGAQDLFFELLVPQPGGYFLDALDVDDVTGLGVPAGYILSEDDRTLARPGAEFAARIGLTPVMVSGGHESMLTRPDEVTEALLKI from the coding sequence ATGACCTTCACCTCCCCCACCTTCGTCCTCGTACCCGGGGCCTGGCAGGGCGGCTGGGCCTGGCAGCCGGTCGCCCGGCGGCTGCGGGAGGCCGGCCACGCAGCGGTGACGATCACGCTGCCCGGCCTGGCCGACGGCGACGAGCGTGCGGGACTCCGGCTGTCGGACGCGGTCGATCACGTCGTGACCGAGGTCGAGCGCCGCGATCTCAGCGAGGTCGTCCTGGTCGGGCAGAGCTGGGGCGGCTACGTGATCACCGGGGCGGCGCACGAACTGGCGGGGCGGCTGGCCGAGGTCGTCTACTACAACGCCGTGGTCCCGGCCCGTGGCGCCGCGATGGTGGACGAGAACGCCGAGTACGCGGGGCTGATCCGGGCCGCGATCGAGGCCAGTCCGGACGGCACCATCGGCATGGCCCGCGAGCAGGTCCCGAGCTTCATGCCGGAGGCCGATGAGGGGGCACAGGACCTGTTCTTCGAACTCCTCGTCCCGCAGCCGGGCGGCTACTTCCTCGACGCGCTCGATGTCGACGACGTCACCGGCCTGGGGGTGCCGGCCGGATACATCCTCAGCGAGGACGACCGGACCCTGGCCCGGCCGGGTGCCGAGTTCGCCGCCCGGATCGGCCTGACGCCGGTGATGGTGTCCGGCGGGCACGAGTCGATGCTGACCCGCCCGGACGAGGTCACCGAGGCCTTGCTCAAGATCTGA
- a CDS encoding RNA polymerase sigma factor codes for MSDPHRDADLMLVRDAQAGDVAALGALFERYRPAMFAVALSVLGRPSDAEDAVQDAMLTALGRIRDLRDPGAVGPWLKMIARNCCRMHVRANLPVPVAERLPSPRLAMAADPALLVEDHAARDWVWHAVEQLSEPLRVVTLLRYFTRVRTYDQIGAICGIPVGTVRSRLSKARSTLARHLREAGAQAHADVDVITTARRREAEQVLLPGPREYAATLRDAWHPGLRTTWPDGRHTLGVDPVIELLDRSAGAGVEQRLTTVVASRQIVIWETDTLNPPEDPYHCPAGSAWLMWLDTGRVGRLRLFSEPHAA; via the coding sequence ATGTCCGACCCGCACCGCGACGCCGACCTCATGCTCGTCCGCGATGCTCAGGCCGGTGACGTGGCGGCGCTCGGAGCGTTGTTCGAGCGGTACCGGCCGGCGATGTTCGCGGTGGCGCTGAGCGTCCTGGGCAGGCCCAGTGACGCGGAGGACGCCGTGCAGGACGCCATGCTGACGGCGCTGGGGCGGATCCGGGATCTGCGCGATCCGGGCGCGGTCGGGCCGTGGCTGAAGATGATCGCGCGGAACTGCTGCAGGATGCACGTCCGGGCCAACCTGCCGGTGCCGGTGGCCGAGCGGCTGCCCTCGCCCCGCCTGGCCATGGCGGCCGACCCGGCGCTGCTGGTCGAGGATCACGCTGCACGGGACTGGGTGTGGCATGCCGTCGAGCAGCTCTCGGAGCCACTGCGAGTGGTCACCCTGCTGCGCTACTTCACCCGGGTGAGGACCTACGACCAGATCGGAGCCATCTGCGGGATTCCGGTCGGTACGGTCCGCAGTCGGCTGAGCAAGGCCCGATCCACGCTCGCCCGCCATCTGCGCGAGGCCGGCGCGCAGGCGCACGCCGACGTCGACGTGATCACCACCGCTCGCCGTCGTGAGGCCGAGCAGGTCCTGCTGCCCGGGCCGCGGGAGTACGCCGCGACCCTGCGTGACGCGTGGCATCCGGGGCTGCGGACGACATGGCCGGACGGACGGCACACGCTCGGCGTCGATCCGGTCATCGAGCTGCTCGACCGCAGTGCCGGTGCCGGCGTCGAGCAGCGGCTGACCACCGTGGTGGCCAGCCGGCAGATCGTGATCTGGGAGACCGACACGCTCAACCCTCCGGAGGACCCCTACCACTGCCCGGCCGGCTCGGCCTGGCTGATGTGGCTGGACACCGGCCGGGTGGGCCGGCTCCGGCTGTTCTCGGAACCGCACGCCGCCTGA
- the glnA gene encoding type I glutamate--ammonia ligase, which yields MDRQQEFVLRTLEERDIRFIRLWFTDVLGFLKSVAVAPAELEQAFAEGIGFDGSSIEGFARIHEADMLAKPDPSTFQVLPWRSESPGTARIFCDILMPDSTPSFADPRYVLKRTLARAADLGFTFYTHPELEFYLLKEQVAEGAEPEPADSGGYFDHTPHRAAHDFRRAAIMMLESMGISVEFSHHEGGPGQQEIDLRYADALTTADNIMTFRLVMKEVALEHGVFASFMPKPFTDQPGSGMHTHMSLFEGDRNAFYEPGAEFQLSKVGRAFISGVLRHAAEITAVTNQWVNSYKRLWGGVGASAGAGGEAPPYICWGHNNRSALVRVPMYKPQKGHATRIEFRSLDTACNPYLAFAVILGAGLKGIEEGYELPPGAEDDVWALTPGERRAMGIEPLPQSLDEAIAAMERSELVAEVLGEHVFDFFLRNKRAEWEDYRRQVTEYERRRYLAVL from the coding sequence TTGGATCGTCAGCAGGAGTTCGTGCTCCGCACTCTGGAGGAGCGCGACATCCGTTTCATCCGGCTCTGGTTCACCGACGTGCTCGGGTTCCTCAAGTCGGTTGCTGTCGCGCCTGCCGAGCTCGAGCAGGCCTTCGCGGAGGGCATCGGCTTCGACGGGTCCTCGATCGAGGGCTTCGCGCGGATCCACGAGGCCGACATGCTGGCCAAGCCGGACCCCTCGACCTTCCAGGTGCTGCCCTGGCGGTCCGAGTCGCCCGGCACCGCGCGGATCTTCTGCGACATCCTCATGCCGGACAGCACGCCGAGCTTCGCCGACCCCCGCTACGTCCTCAAGCGCACGCTCGCCCGTGCCGCCGACCTCGGCTTCACCTTCTACACCCACCCTGAGCTGGAGTTCTACCTGCTCAAGGAGCAGGTGGCAGAGGGAGCAGAGCCCGAGCCGGCCGACTCGGGCGGCTACTTCGACCACACCCCGCACCGCGCCGCCCACGACTTCCGGCGCGCCGCGATCATGATGCTGGAGTCGATGGGCATCTCGGTGGAGTTCAGCCACCACGAGGGCGGCCCGGGCCAGCAGGAGATCGACCTGCGCTACGCCGACGCGCTCACCACCGCCGACAACATCATGACGTTCCGGCTGGTGATGAAGGAGGTCGCGCTGGAGCACGGCGTGTTCGCCTCCTTCATGCCCAAGCCGTTCACCGACCAGCCCGGCTCGGGCATGCACACCCACATGTCGCTGTTCGAGGGCGACCGCAACGCCTTCTACGAGCCGGGGGCGGAGTTCCAGCTCTCCAAGGTCGGCCGGGCGTTCATCTCCGGCGTGCTGCGGCACGCGGCCGAGATCACCGCGGTCACCAACCAGTGGGTCAACTCCTACAAGCGGCTGTGGGGCGGCGTCGGCGCCTCCGCGGGTGCCGGTGGCGAGGCGCCACCGTACATCTGCTGGGGGCACAACAACCGCTCGGCCCTCGTACGCGTGCCGATGTACAAGCCGCAGAAGGGCCACGCGACCCGCATCGAGTTCCGCTCGCTGGACACCGCGTGCAACCCGTACCTCGCCTTCGCGGTGATCCTCGGGGCCGGTCTCAAGGGCATCGAGGAGGGGTACGAGCTCCCGCCCGGCGCCGAGGACGACGTGTGGGCGCTGACCCCGGGTGAGCGCCGCGCGATGGGCATCGAGCCGCTGCCGCAGAGCCTGGACGAGGCGATCGCCGCGATGGAACGCAGCGAGCTCGTCGCCGAGGTGCTCGGCGAACACGTCTTCGACTTCTTCCTCCGCAACAAGCGCGCCGAGTGGGAGGACTACCGGCGCCAGGTGACGGAGTACGAGCGCCGTCGCTACCTCGCGGTGCTGTAA
- a CDS encoding amino acid ABC transporter ATP-binding protein, protein MIEVRDLHKSFGDLEVLRGIDLEVEAGEVVCVIGPSGSGKSTLLRCVNLLEAPTSGTVIVDGVELTDPECDLDAVRRRIGMVFQQFNLFPHLSVLANVTISQRKVLRRSAAEAEKVARVNLERVGLSDKVDAYPAQLSGGQQQRVAIARALAMGPSVMLFDEPTSALDPELVGDVLAVMRGLAVEGMTMMVVTHEMSFAREVADRVIFMDGGVIVEEGPAAEVIGSPATDRARTFLSRVLDPAAASVGEVEEV, encoded by the coding sequence ATGATCGAGGTACGCGACCTGCACAAGTCGTTCGGCGACCTCGAGGTGCTGCGCGGTATCGACCTGGAGGTCGAGGCCGGCGAGGTGGTCTGTGTCATCGGGCCGTCCGGGTCGGGCAAATCGACCCTCCTGCGCTGCGTGAACCTCCTGGAGGCGCCGACCTCGGGCACGGTGATCGTCGACGGCGTCGAGCTGACCGACCCCGAATGCGACCTCGACGCCGTACGCCGCCGCATCGGCATGGTGTTCCAGCAGTTCAACCTCTTCCCGCACCTATCCGTGCTGGCCAACGTGACCATCTCTCAGCGCAAGGTGCTGCGCCGGTCCGCGGCCGAGGCGGAGAAGGTGGCGCGGGTCAACCTGGAACGCGTCGGGCTCAGCGACAAGGTCGACGCCTATCCGGCACAGCTGTCCGGCGGCCAGCAGCAGCGCGTCGCGATCGCCCGCGCCCTGGCCATGGGCCCGTCGGTGATGCTCTTCGACGAGCCGACCTCCGCCCTGGACCCCGAGCTCGTCGGCGACGTGCTCGCCGTCATGCGCGGACTCGCCGTCGAGGGAATGACGATGATGGTCGTCACCCACGAGATGAGCTTCGCCCGTGAGGTCGCCGACCGGGTGATCTTCATGGACGGTGGCGTGATCGTGGAGGAGGGCCCGGCCGCCGAGGTGATCGGCTCGCCGGCCACCGACCGCGCACGTACGTTCCTGTCCCGCGTTCTCGATCCGGCCGCCGCCAGTGTCGGCGAGGTCGAGGAGGTCTGA
- a CDS encoding amino acid ABC transporter permease, with protein sequence MTTAEGAAPRLTRRRRRQLVLGGEYGIFLVIVVALLASADWHEIHTNFANWDIAKGLFPDVITIGLRNTLIFTITGFTLGLAGGLVLALMRLSSAAPYRWFALGYIEVFRGLPALLIFVFVGTGVPLAFPGTNLPGGVYGQAALALGLVSAAYMAETIRAGIEAVPRGQMEAARTLGMSQGRAMRSIVVPQALRIVIPPLTNELVLLFKDSSLALFLGITLQQRELSKYANDVASQQGNSTPIIIAAFCYLIITIPLSYLARRLEARQKRGQR encoded by the coding sequence GTGACGACAGCCGAAGGGGCGGCGCCCCGGCTCACGCGGCGCCGCCGGAGACAACTCGTCCTCGGCGGCGAGTACGGCATCTTCCTCGTCATCGTCGTCGCCCTGCTGGCCTCGGCGGACTGGCACGAGATCCACACCAACTTCGCTAACTGGGACATCGCCAAGGGGCTCTTCCCCGATGTCATCACGATCGGCCTGCGCAACACCCTGATCTTCACGATCACCGGGTTCACGCTCGGCCTGGCCGGCGGTCTGGTGCTGGCGCTGATGCGGCTGTCGTCGGCGGCGCCGTACCGCTGGTTCGCGCTCGGCTACATCGAGGTGTTCCGCGGGCTGCCGGCACTGTTGATCTTCGTCTTCGTCGGCACGGGCGTGCCCCTCGCCTTCCCGGGCACGAACCTGCCCGGCGGGGTGTACGGCCAGGCGGCGCTCGCCCTCGGCCTGGTGTCGGCCGCGTACATGGCCGAGACGATCCGGGCCGGCATCGAGGCGGTGCCGCGCGGTCAGATGGAGGCCGCGCGCACGCTGGGCATGTCGCAGGGCAGGGCGATGCGCTCGATCGTCGTCCCGCAGGCGCTGCGGATCGTGATCCCGCCGCTCACCAACGAGCTCGTCCTGCTCTTCAAGGACTCCTCGCTGGCTCTCTTCCTCGGCATCACGCTGCAGCAGCGTGAGCTGTCCAAGTACGCCAACGACGTGGCCAGCCAGCAGGGCAACTCCACGCCCATCATCATCGCGGCGTTCTGCTATCTGATCATCACCATCCCGCTGAGCTATCTGGCGCGGCGTCTGGAGGCTCGGCAGAAGAGGGGACAGCGATGA
- a CDS encoding transporter substrate-binding domain-containing protein, with translation MSLRRRLAASAGLCVTALIVAACGNGGKEVTVQGAKLVKKGHLTTCTHLPYPPFQSAQGGKVVGFDVDVIDLVAKKLGVTQQVIDTPFETIKTGSALNAGKCDLAAAGMTIKPDRAKFIDFSKPYFNATQALMAKKGTTFTSLDDVKAKKLKVGSQAQTTGEEYVQGKGFDPKSFKDSASLLNGLRSGQVDVIVEDYPVVQGWLKDPANSAYGVAANLNTGEQYGFAVRKGHNPKLLAMINQAIDESKQDGEYKKIYEKWIGPLPAGA, from the coding sequence GTGTCTCTACGTCGCCGGCTGGCCGCCAGCGCCGGGCTCTGCGTGACCGCCCTCATCGTCGCGGCGTGCGGTAACGGAGGCAAGGAGGTGACGGTCCAGGGTGCCAAGCTTGTGAAGAAGGGGCACCTGACCACCTGCACCCACCTGCCGTACCCCCCGTTCCAGTCCGCACAGGGTGGCAAGGTCGTCGGCTTCGACGTCGACGTGATCGACCTGGTGGCCAAGAAGCTCGGCGTGACCCAGCAGGTGATCGACACGCCCTTCGAGACGATCAAGACCGGATCGGCGCTCAACGCGGGCAAGTGCGACCTCGCCGCCGCCGGTATGACGATCAAGCCGGACCGGGCCAAGTTCATCGACTTCTCCAAGCCCTACTTCAACGCCACGCAGGCGCTCATGGCCAAGAAGGGCACCACGTTCACCTCGCTCGACGACGTCAAGGCCAAGAAGCTCAAGGTCGGGTCGCAGGCCCAGACCACCGGCGAGGAGTACGTCCAGGGCAAGGGCTTCGACCCCAAGTCGTTCAAGGACTCGGCGAGCCTGCTCAACGGCCTGCGCAGCGGCCAGGTGGACGTCATCGTCGAGGACTACCCGGTCGTGCAGGGGTGGCTGAAGGACCCGGCGAACTCCGCGTACGGCGTCGCGGCCAATCTCAACACCGGTGAGCAGTACGGCTTCGCGGTCCGCAAGGGCCACAACCCCAAGCTCCTCGCGATGATCAACCAGGCCATCGACGAGTCCAAGCAGGACGGCGAGTACAAGAAGATCTACGAGAAGTGGATCGGCCCGCTCCCCGCGGGTGCCTGA